The genomic interval GATTTAACCATACCATTCCAATATAAAAAAGAACAGTGAAGCCCACAAAAAGAATTAAAACTTTACAAGTATGCAGTATAAGGGCTAATGAAGCTTTCATTCACTCTCTCCTCTCAACCAATCTCTATATGTCCAATCTATGCCCAGTAAGACAAGTTTTATACATATAGATGAAAGATAGATTGAAACTTCATTTTCATTCCCTACAGTACTCCTTTCTCATAGAGCCTTGAAGCAGGATACAATTGTTAGCTGTAAAAAAACAGAAAACCTTTTCCGGGTACAGGAAAAGGCTTTCTATTATTCATCTTTATCGTCATTTTCTTTATCATGGCAGCGATGACAAATACCATGAAAGGTTAGTCTATGATCTTTTATTTTGAAATTCCAGTTACGCTCTACAATCGCTTCGACGTCTTCAAGCAAATCTTCTTGAATTTCATCCACTGCACCACATTCAACACAAACAAGATGATGATGAAAATGTGCAGCGCCTTCTTGTCTTAAATCATAACGGGATACTCCATCTCCGAAGTTGATTTTATCTACGATTTTTAATTCCGTTAATAACTCCAATGTACGGTAAACGGTTGCTAAGCCAATTTCCGGCGACTTTTCTTTGACAAGGAGGTAAACATCTTCAGCACTTAAATGATCCTCTTCATGTTCAAGTAAAACGCGGACGGTCGCTTCTCGTTGAGGTGTCAATTTGTAGCTGGACGAGTGCAACTGTTTTTTGATTCTATCTATTCTTTCTTCCATACGTAATTCCCTCCCGCGCCGCTATATCTGTTCCATTATATCAAATGAGGGAAAACTGTCAAAATACATTTCCTCTGAAATAAAAAGAAATTTTCCAAATAAATTTTTAAACAAATAGTACGGATAAGCTTTTATAGTAGAAATACATGAATTTCTACATTATTCAGCAAGTAAACTTACG from Peribacillus asahii carries:
- the fur gene encoding ferric iron uptake transcriptional regulator, with product MEERIDRIKKQLHSSSYKLTPQREATVRVLLEHEEDHLSAEDVYLLVKEKSPEIGLATVYRTLELLTELKIVDKINFGDGVSRYDLRQEGAAHFHHHLVCVECGAVDEIQEDLLEDVEAIVERNWNFKIKDHRLTFHGICHRCHDKENDDKDE